A single region of the Amphiura filiformis chromosome 7, Afil_fr2py, whole genome shotgun sequence genome encodes:
- the LOC140157113 gene encoding spermine synthase-like, protein MAFTTLLNIQPSADLDQDEWDKAQNSLADIFNAYGFNHLTIVNLPTCTNGHMTEKAEFLLMFCGDDGRNAVVQSCGPDLVTVNIQRIGNPIKHGKSFGDEDIKELQKKISEVLKSNKSKRFPAIKRGGAVDCYVPTVDNRLIEYDFDRVVFDADSKYQHVRIMHSPQYGNMLILDGDPNLAESDISYTKAITGNGREKFEDKTVLILGGGDGGILHEVLKEKPKFITMVEIDQVVIDAAIKHLRGICYNAMDSLRGPNYEVLVEDCIPILEAYIKEGKKFDYVINDLTAIPITTEARGSQWDFLRLILQLSMKVLKSDGKYFTQGNGAIMKSALEMYEKQLQQLECDVEFSKETVCVPSYMEMWVFYEIWKVPPLKKKSDGSS, encoded by the exons ATGGCATTTACAACCTTATTGAATATCCAGCCTTCTGCTGATCTCGATCAAG ATGAGTGGGATAAAGCACAGAATTCTCTTGCTGACATCTTCAATGCTTATGGATTTAACCATTTAACCATAGTTAATCTTCCTACTTGTACTAATGGACACATGACAGAAAAGGCGGAATTCCTTCTCATGTTCTGTGGAGACGATGGCAG GAATGCTGTGGTACAGAGCTGTGGACCCGATCTGGTGACTGTCAACATTCAAAGAATAGGAAATCCTATCAAGCATGGCAAGTCCTTTGGGGATGAAGATATTAAAGAGTTGCAGAAGAAAATCAGTGAAGTGCTTAAAAGTAATAAGAGCAAAAG ATTTCCAGCGATAAAGAGAGGGGGCGCTGTTGATTGTTATGTCCCGACTGTAGACAACAGATTGATAGAGTATGATTTTGACCGAGTTGTGTTTGACGCTGACAGTAAATACCAGCATGTTCGTATAATGCATTCACCACAGTATGGCAATATGCTTATTCTGGATGGGGATCCTA ATCTGGCAGAGAGTGATATTTCTTACACCAAAGCTATCACAGGAAACGGACGTGAGAAGTTTGAAGACAAGACCGTACTTATACTAGGAGGTGGCGATGGCGGAATACTGCATGAAGTTCTCAAAGAAAAACCGAAGTTTATCACCATGGTGGAA ATTGATCAAGTGGTAATCGATGCTGCCATCAAGCACCTACGAGGGATTTGCTATAATGCTATGGATTCACTGAGAGGCCCCAACTATGAG GTTCTAGTAGAAGACTGCATACCAATTTTGGAAGCCTACATTAAAGAGGGCAAGAAATTTGATTATGTAATCAATGACTTGACAGCCATTCCCATCACAACAGAAGCCAGGG GATCACAGTGGGACTTTTTACGCCTTATTCTGCAGCTGTCAATGAAAGTTCTGAAATCAGATggaaaatatttcacacag GGCAATGGAGCCATTATGAAATCTGCCTTGGAGATGTATGAGAAACAGTTGCAGCAGTTGGAGTGTGATGTGGAATTCAGCAAAGAAACTGTCTGCGTGCCATCATACATGGAAAT GTGGGTGTTTTACGAGATCTGGAAGGTACCACCACTGAAGAAGAAAAGCGATGGATCAAGCTGA